GGTCCAGCCGGCGACGGTCGCGAAATCGTCGAGCTGGCGCGATTGCGCGCAGCCGAGGGCGGCGGACGCGAGCGCAGCGGCGGCGAGGCGAACGAGCGGACGGAGTGAAACGGAGTTCGTATTCATCGCTGGAAAAGTGGGGCCAAGTGCGCCGGCCCCGGCGGCTGTTTTGCTCAGGCGGCGCCGGCGGGCTCCGCGGAGGCTTTGCGCTGTTTCAGCAGCGCCTTGATTTCGTAAGCGCGCGTCTCGGTCAGCGGGTAGTTCGCGAGGAGCCAGACGCTCACGAGGCAGATCGCGGCCGGCAGGCCGATTTCCCAGGCGCGGAGCTGGAACAGCGTGGTGTCGCTCTGCGTCTTGGCGCCCTCGACGAAACCGGTGAAGCGTTGCAGGTAGCCGCTGATGATCGTCGCGATCGAGACCGCGACCTTCCACCACCAGTTGTAGACGGCGAAGTAGATGCCCTCGCGGCGGATGCCGGTGGCGAGTTCCTCCTCGTCGCACACGTCCGCGATCATCGCATTCACGAGCGAAAACGCGAAAGCCATACCCAGCGAAAGGCACACCGTCGGAATCGTCGTCCAATACGGGTGCGCCGGGTTGTAGCAGACGATTTTCGAGAGATTGCCCCCGATGATCAGCCCGAAGGCCACGAGCACCGTGAAACGTTTGCCGTAGTGCTTCGAGAGCCAGGTCATCGGAAACGCACCGCCGATGGCGACGGTGGCCCAGAGCGTGCCGTTCAGCGCCATCACTTCGGAAGCGGCGTCGGTGTTGCCGCCGAAGAGAAAGAAAATCTGGATGTAATTGTTGAAGCCCATCACCAGCTGGAACGCGACGATCAGCAGCACGAACGCACCCACGAGCCGGAGGAACGTGCGGTTGCGGTAGGTCGCCTTGAAGCTCTGCCAGATCGGCACGCGCTCCTGCTGACTCGCCTGGTGCATCTTGCCCTCCCGGCAGACGAACGCGCACCACATCGCCGCGCCCGTGAGCATGACACTCAAGCCGAGGCAGACCCATTTCACGCCGTTGACGGCATCGCCGCCGAACATGGGGCGGTTGGCGAGATAGTAAACCCACGGCAGCGCCAGGGCGCCGATGTTGCCGATGATGGTGCTGTAGGCGAAGAGGCTCGTCTTCTCGTGGTAGTCGTCGGTCATCTCGAGCCCGAGCGCGCCGTGCGGGATGGCATAGATCGGCACCACGGTGTAGAAGAAAAGCGACGTCACGAGGAAGTAGCCGAACATCCACTCCTTGCTCCAATCGCGCGGCACGGTCCACAGCGCCCAGAACGCGATGCCGATCAGCACGCCGCCGACGACGAGGAACGGAATGCGCCGGCCCCAACGCGAGCGGCAGTTGTCGGACATGTTGCCGAGGAACGGATCGATGATCGCATCCCACAGCCGCGGGAACGCCTGCGCATAACCGATCCAGATCGCGCTCACGCCCAGACCGACGACGTAGACGAGGTTGGTGAGCTGGACGACGGAATTGACGGCGACGATGGTCACCACGGCCCCCATGCCGTAGGCGACCTTTTGCGAGAACGGAATGCGGTCGGCCGCGGCGGTGGTGTGGTGGGGTGTCATCAGTTCAGCGGTTAGAGTTCGATCTCCACGAGATTGCCGTCGGGTTTCAACAGGGAGGAAATCGCGCGTGCAGGCACTCGCAAGCCGCCGGTGCGGTAGGGATTCGCCTCGGGCGCGCCAGCGAGGTCGCGACCGTTCACGCGCACGCGCTGCGGCGTGTGCGTGGCGGACTTCACCGCGAAGGCGAGGCGCACGGGGCGGCCGCAGAGATGCGTCTCGGCGGTCAACCCGTCGAGGCTGCGCGGCAGCACCGGATCGAACACGACGTCGCCGAACGATTCGCGCAAACCGAGCAGGCAGGCGCGGATCTTGTGCAGGTAGAGTCCGGGACCGCTGGAGTAGAGCCGCCAGCCGCCGCGCACCGGCACGCGTCCGGCGCGCAATTCCGGCCAGCGC
The Candidatus Didemnitutus sp. genome window above contains:
- a CDS encoding MFS transporter codes for the protein MTPHHTTAAADRIPFSQKVAYGMGAVVTIVAVNSVVQLTNLVYVVGLGVSAIWIGYAQAFPRLWDAIIDPFLGNMSDNCRSRWGRRIPFLVVGGVLIGIAFWALWTVPRDWSKEWMFGYFLVTSLFFYTVVPIYAIPHGALGLEMTDDYHEKTSLFAYSTIIGNIGALALPWVYYLANRPMFGGDAVNGVKWVCLGLSVMLTGAAMWCAFVCREGKMHQASQQERVPIWQSFKATYRNRTFLRLVGAFVLLIVAFQLVMGFNNYIQIFFLFGGNTDAASEVMALNGTLWATVAIGGAFPMTWLSKHYGKRFTVLVAFGLIIGGNLSKIVCYNPAHPYWTTIPTVCLSLGMAFAFSLVNAMIADVCDEEELATGIRREGIYFAVYNWWWKVAVSIATIISGYLQRFTGFVEGAKTQSDTTLFQLRAWEIGLPAAICLVSVWLLANYPLTETRAYEIKALLKQRKASAEPAGAA